A window from Pseudomonas sp. Tri1 encodes these proteins:
- a CDS encoding aminotransferase class III-fold pyridoxal phosphate-dependent enzyme: MSLLRPHEQLLDDCQRHWSASAAKLYRLGKTSVEQQAEGIHVTDHAGKRFIDCACSYGVFIVGHRNPTVRERVQAQLNQMAWVPEGRRHPLQDTLRERLCQLVPGEWGDVQFMVSGAEAVEQSLRYVLRIQPQRRRIVVMSGSYHGKTLAAMSILGQQQNHASYGIDPPEVTCVPYGDFAALQKAVGEGVCAVYVEPILGGAHLQVPPVGYMANLRALCDATGTLLVADEIQTGFGRCGKWFAVQYDEVVPDIMILSKGLTGGYTSFACAMYSQRLASQYPLGEIEPDTRTNGGHPVACASALAAIDYIEQHNLVEQSRVNGGLLRHGLQRLALRYPHIVEDVPGVGLMTGLRLRGSVYEALMSMELSKRGVHAGHSMNEKAERPVLRFYPPLTITPEALHHVLAMIEEALEAIDRRPTLAVKAFSLVVRNMYQLPNKWLRSQGAS, from the coding sequence ATGTCCTTACTCAGGCCGCATGAACAACTGTTGGATGACTGCCAGCGACACTGGAGCGCGTCGGCGGCCAAGCTGTATCGCCTGGGCAAGACCAGTGTCGAGCAACAGGCCGAAGGCATCCATGTCACCGACCACGCCGGCAAGCGCTTTATCGATTGTGCGTGCAGTTATGGGGTGTTTATCGTCGGGCATCGCAATCCGACGGTGCGTGAGCGGGTGCAGGCGCAATTGAATCAGATGGCCTGGGTGCCGGAAGGTCGGCGCCACCCGCTTCAAGACACCCTGCGCGAGCGGCTGTGCCAGTTGGTGCCGGGGGAGTGGGGCGATGTGCAGTTCATGGTATCGGGTGCCGAAGCCGTCGAGCAGAGCCTGCGCTATGTGCTGCGAATCCAGCCTCAGCGGCGTCGGATCGTGGTGATGAGCGGTTCCTACCATGGCAAGACCCTGGCGGCGATGAGCATTCTGGGCCAGCAACAGAACCATGCTAGCTACGGTATCGATCCTCCCGAAGTGACCTGCGTGCCCTACGGCGATTTCGCCGCTCTGCAAAAGGCCGTGGGCGAGGGCGTGTGCGCGGTGTACGTCGAACCGATTCTGGGCGGCGCTCATTTGCAAGTGCCGCCGGTGGGCTATATGGCCAATCTCCGGGCCTTGTGCGATGCCACCGGTACACTGTTGGTGGCCGATGAGATCCAGACCGGTTTTGGACGCTGTGGCAAATGGTTCGCCGTGCAATATGACGAAGTGGTCCCCGACATCATGATCCTTTCCAAGGGCTTGACCGGCGGCTACACCTCGTTTGCCTGCGCCATGTACAGCCAGCGCCTGGCCAGCCAGTACCCGCTCGGTGAAATCGAGCCTGACACGCGAACCAACGGCGGGCACCCGGTGGCGTGCGCTTCGGCGCTGGCAGCCATCGACTACATCGAGCAACACAACCTGGTGGAGCAGTCCCGGGTCAATGGCGGCTTGTTGCGTCATGGCCTGCAACGGCTGGCCCTGCGCTATCCGCACATTGTCGAGGACGTGCCTGGCGTCGGCTTGATGACGGGCCTGCGCTTGCGCGGCTCGGTCTATGAGGCCTTGATGAGCATGGAGCTGAGCAAGCGCGGCGTGCATGCCGGGCATTCGATGAACGAAAAGGCCGAGCGCCCGGTGCTGCGGTTCTATCCGCCGCTGACCATCACGCCTGAAGCCTTGCACCATGTCCTGGCGATGATCGAAGAGGCCCTGGAAGCCATCGACCGGCGTCCAACGCTGGCGGTGAAGGCGTTTTCCCTGGTAGTGCGCAATATGTACCAGTTGCCCAACAAATGGCTGCGCAGCCAGGGGGCGTCATGA
- a CDS encoding AMP-binding protein produces the protein MSGGFISQLQRALLENREAVCAVDWPQVGNEPTQLTYGELEQRSLNLAATLQRRFASRAHGDHVVLGIATRNSSDWLVADLACLFAGITALPLPLAFSQSQAEHLAGGCDGFLVDAAGQQTLAQRWKLNFPDSRLQRINEPVPEQPLLYTPESEGDWICKIIHTSGTTSRPKGVRLSAQAVGAVLASLRQRMPANAHRRYLSMVPLSLLLEQVTAAYLPLLAGGTVHFLPPNEPLLGEPGASPQRLVDWILQVQPTALTVPPVMVNRFLEQMNEGGEAGERLARYLKSGAHITCGGAAVSIDVLRGLAEQGIEVYQGYGLSENASVVSVNTFEQQRLGSVGKPLPHVQVRIGADQTIEVKSSSLFSGYSGTDPSACSMSSDGWMDTGDLGMLDDDGYLYVHGRKKNVICLPNGRNVSPEQVELEYRKYPGVNDAAVFFDELHGLVALLCVEATPARDELLAWSAGRFSDIERPNRLWLLTKDDPLLEQLYTVTGRPKRADIATVFSTLQRNASNEHTCLSL, from the coding sequence ATGAGCGGTGGGTTTATCAGCCAATTGCAACGTGCGTTGCTGGAAAACCGCGAGGCCGTCTGTGCGGTTGACTGGCCGCAAGTGGGCAATGAACCGACGCAGTTGACCTATGGCGAGCTGGAACAGCGCTCGCTCAATCTGGCGGCAACCCTGCAGCGGCGTTTCGCAAGCCGAGCCCATGGTGATCATGTGGTATTGGGGATTGCGACGCGCAACAGCAGTGACTGGCTGGTGGCCGACCTGGCCTGCCTGTTCGCCGGTATCACTGCGCTGCCGCTGCCGCTGGCGTTCAGCCAATCCCAGGCGGAGCACCTGGCCGGCGGTTGCGATGGGTTTCTGGTGGATGCCGCCGGGCAGCAAACCCTGGCGCAACGCTGGAAGCTGAATTTCCCCGACAGCCGCCTGCAACGCATCAACGAGCCGGTACCCGAGCAACCATTGCTCTATACGCCGGAAAGTGAGGGTGACTGGATCTGCAAAATCATTCACACCTCGGGCACCACCAGCCGGCCAAAGGGGGTACGCCTGAGTGCCCAGGCGGTCGGCGCGGTGCTGGCGTCGCTGCGCCAACGCATGCCAGCCAATGCCCATCGTCGTTACCTGTCGATGGTGCCCTTGAGTCTGTTGCTGGAACAGGTGACCGCCGCGTATCTGCCGCTGCTGGCAGGCGGGACTGTGCATTTTTTACCGCCAAACGAGCCCTTGCTCGGCGAGCCTGGCGCGTCACCGCAGCGCCTGGTCGACTGGATCCTGCAAGTCCAGCCAACGGCCCTGACGGTTCCGCCGGTCATGGTCAATCGTTTCCTGGAGCAGATGAACGAAGGAGGCGAGGCGGGCGAACGGCTGGCACGGTACCTGAAATCGGGCGCGCACATCACCTGCGGCGGCGCGGCAGTGAGTATCGATGTCTTGCGCGGCCTGGCTGAACAAGGCATCGAGGTGTACCAGGGTTACGGGCTTTCGGAGAACGCCTCGGTCGTCAGCGTGAACACCTTCGAGCAGCAACGCCTTGGCAGCGTCGGCAAGCCGCTGCCCCACGTCCAGGTACGTATCGGCGCCGACCAGACCATCGAGGTCAAGAGCAGCTCGTTGTTCAGTGGCTATTCCGGCACTGACCCCAGCGCCTGTTCCATGTCCAGCGACGGCTGGATGGACACCGGCGACCTGGGGATGCTGGATGATGATGGTTACCTGTACGTGCACGGGCGCAAGAAGAACGTGATCTGCCTGCCCAATGGTCGCAACGTCAGCCCCGAGCAGGTTGAGCTTGAGTACCGCAAATACCCGGGCGTCAACGATGCCGCGGTGTTTTTCGATGAGCTCCATGGTCTCGTGGCGTTGTTGTGCGTCGAGGCGACACCGGCGCGCGATGAACTGCTCGCCTGGTCGGCGGGGCGCTTCTCCGACATCGAGCGACCGAATCGACTCTGGTTGTTGACCAAGGATGACCCGTTGCTCGAGCAGCTCTATACCGTCACTGGCCGGCCGAAACGCGCCGATATCGCCACTGTTTTTTCCACTCTGCAAAGGAATGCATCCAATGAGCACACCTGCCTTTCACTTTGA
- a CDS encoding TauD/TfdA family dioxygenase, with product MSTPAFHFENPDVSIVESHHFANLGKGELYELLGHYGVVLFRNCIHNAEDFSAYVKQNSSRLSLDPARIMVGGAAQLVDAGHQAVGLHCENGNSPFWPDMTWFYCQEAPRKGSQTTLCDGERVLAKLSPGCRTFFEENPIRYSRTVAGEKWRRLVCHYSPTLSDPAAVAIEDLLQIIGDDPQTLISFNPADDSIHYAFSTSAILTSAFSGRPAFANSILGPSFNYEAPVIDTLAGQPIPAEYLAEIAEVSAHYTYPVGWRDHDVVMIDNRRVMHGRETIVDERRRIFNALSYR from the coding sequence ATGAGCACACCTGCCTTTCACTTTGAAAACCCGGACGTATCCATCGTCGAGTCGCATCACTTCGCCAACTTGGGCAAGGGCGAGTTGTATGAGTTGCTGGGGCATTACGGCGTCGTGCTGTTTCGCAACTGTATTCACAATGCCGAGGATTTCAGTGCCTACGTGAAGCAAAACAGTTCGCGGCTGAGCCTGGATCCGGCCCGGATCATGGTCGGTGGCGCGGCGCAGTTGGTGGATGCCGGGCATCAGGCCGTCGGTTTGCATTGCGAGAACGGCAACTCCCCATTCTGGCCGGACATGACCTGGTTCTATTGCCAGGAAGCGCCGCGCAAGGGTTCGCAAACCACCTTGTGCGACGGTGAGAGGGTGCTGGCGAAACTGTCCCCAGGCTGTCGCACCTTCTTTGAAGAAAATCCCATTCGCTACAGCCGGACCGTGGCCGGGGAGAAATGGCGCCGGCTGGTTTGTCACTACTCGCCAACGCTGTCGGACCCGGCGGCCGTCGCTATCGAGGACCTGTTGCAAATCATCGGTGACGATCCGCAAACCCTGATTTCCTTCAACCCGGCCGATGATTCGATCCACTACGCCTTCAGCACCTCGGCGATCCTGACATCGGCCTTCAGCGGGCGTCCGGCTTTTGCCAACAGCATCCTGGGGCCGTCCTTCAACTACGAAGCGCCGGTGATCGATACGCTGGCCGGGCAGCCGATTCCCGCCGAGTACCTGGCTGAGATCGCCGAGGTGTCCGCCCATTACACCTACCCGGTGGGCTGGCGTGACCATGACGTAGTGATGATCGACAACCGTCGGGTCATGCACGGTCGGGAAACCATCGTCGACGAGCGTCGGCGCATTTTCAACGCCTTGAGCTATCGCTGA
- the queC gene encoding 7-cyano-7-deazaguanine synthase QueC: MTEQSNTAEKRAVILLSGGLDSATVVAMARAEGYRCYTMSFDYGQRHRVELQAAERVARDLGVVEHKVIGLNLNGIGGSALTDSSIDVPEAPSEGIPVTYVPARNTVFLSLALGWAEVLGARDIFIGVNAVDYSGYPDCRPEFVEAFERMANLATKAGVEGQGFRIQAPLQNLSKADIVKAGVKLGVDYGLTVSCYQADDQGRACGKCDSCRLRAEGFAAAGVSDPTPYF; the protein is encoded by the coding sequence ATGACTGAACAATCGAACACTGCAGAAAAACGTGCGGTTATCCTGCTGTCCGGTGGCCTGGATTCGGCGACTGTCGTGGCCATGGCGCGCGCCGAAGGCTACCGTTGCTACACCATGAGTTTCGATTACGGTCAGCGTCACCGTGTCGAGCTGCAAGCCGCTGAACGGGTTGCCCGGGATTTGGGCGTGGTGGAGCACAAGGTAATTGGCCTGAACCTCAACGGCATTGGCGGTTCGGCTCTGACTGACAGTTCCATCGATGTCCCCGAGGCGCCGAGCGAAGGCATTCCGGTGACCTATGTACCAGCGCGTAACACCGTATTCCTGTCGTTGGCGCTGGGTTGGGCCGAGGTGTTGGGCGCCCGTGATATTTTCATTGGCGTGAATGCCGTGGATTATTCCGGCTATCCAGACTGCCGCCCGGAGTTTGTCGAAGCCTTCGAGCGCATGGCCAATCTGGCGACCAAGGCCGGTGTAGAGGGGCAGGGCTTCCGTATCCAGGCGCCGCTGCAGAATCTCAGCAAGGCCGATATCGTCAAGGCTGGGGTGAAGCTTGGCGTGGACTACGGACTGACCGTTTCCTGCTATCAGGCCGACGATCAAGGCCGCGCTTGCGGCAAATGCGACAGCTGCCGCCTGCGTGCAGAAGGCTTTGCAGCCGCGGGTGTGAGCGATCCAACCCCTTATTTTTGA
- a CDS encoding aminotransferase class III-fold pyridoxal phosphate-dependent enzyme produces the protein MKHDKYIIGGQYETYLDGDGRSIIDLTGGFGFQVPSVIEAVSRQAQIMGLSNRVLMSEPLLALCRRLAELLPAPLESSYVCSSGDEAFEGALKLCKGLKPKGNTIVFIQGGDYGSLTYGRCLNAAQGDLGLQSFLGFKRAAIRHVADLDSVDWSDCFAVCHSSTRTDANGRLQLLEPALIEQLHARAARASVPVIAVDTHSCLGSLGSLFGFQRYRPVPDIVVLGGPLGGSAIPIGTYTCSEHMAWQVYGRSSPAKHGSTTAGNPMACVAALAALDYVQAHDSPRQCQENGQYLAQTLASLGAVAVGAWVSLPLADDLQPAVVCEALYQQGVYVSAPRGRELVLRCPISARPEHIQRAAHIIKETLSHVLTQAA, from the coding sequence ATGAAACACGACAAATACATTATCGGAGGACAGTACGAGACCTATCTCGACGGTGATGGTCGCTCGATCATCGACCTGACCGGCGGGTTTGGCTTTCAGGTGCCGTCCGTGATCGAGGCGGTCAGCCGTCAGGCCCAGATCATGGGCCTGTCCAATCGGGTGCTGATGTCCGAACCGTTGCTTGCCTTGTGTCGGCGCCTGGCCGAGCTGCTGCCCGCGCCGCTGGAGAGCTCTTATGTGTGCAGCTCCGGCGACGAGGCTTTTGAGGGGGCCTTGAAGTTGTGCAAGGGGCTCAAGCCCAAGGGCAACACCATTGTGTTTATCCAGGGCGGCGATTATGGCTCGCTGACTTACGGGCGTTGCCTCAACGCAGCGCAGGGCGATCTTGGCCTACAGAGTTTCCTGGGATTCAAGCGAGCGGCGATTCGTCATGTCGCTGACCTGGACTCGGTGGACTGGAGCGATTGCTTTGCGGTGTGCCACAGCAGCACCCGTACGGATGCAAACGGTCGACTGCAACTGCTCGAACCGGCCTTGATCGAGCAGTTGCATGCACGCGCTGCGCGGGCGTCGGTACCGGTCATCGCGGTCGATACCCACAGTTGCCTTGGCAGCCTGGGTTCGCTGTTCGGTTTCCAGCGCTATCGTCCGGTTCCGGACATTGTCGTGCTCGGCGGGCCCCTGGGCGGCAGCGCGATTCCCATCGGTACCTATACCTGCAGCGAGCATATGGCCTGGCAGGTCTATGGGCGCAGCAGCCCAGCCAAGCATGGCAGCACCACCGCCGGTAATCCAATGGCCTGCGTGGCGGCCCTGGCCGCATTGGATTATGTGCAAGCCCACGACTCGCCCCGGCAATGCCAGGAAAACGGCCAGTACCTGGCGCAAACCCTGGCTTCATTGGGGGCGGTGGCTGTGGGCGCCTGGGTCAGCCTGCCGCTGGCCGATGACCTGCAACCGGCCGTGGTTTGCGAAGCGCTTTACCAGCAAGGCGTCTATGTCAGTGCGCCTCGTGGCCGCGAATTGGTTTTGCGCTGCCCGATCAGCGCTCGCCCTGAGCACATTCAACGTGCTGCGCACATCATCAAGGAGACGTTAAGCCATGTCCTTACTCAGGCCGCATGA
- a CDS encoding LysR family transcriptional regulator: MLNSNLLRKLDMQDLMVFVAVYEQSSVTEVSEALCVSQSTVSYCLKKLRTSFEDELFVNTRSGMRPTSKATAMYSHILKILKTINICHSGIQTFDPTQKEITFNVCAPEYFELLILPKLVKCFIGSRFPVIINITKFHRDIPAEELMDGRFDLVICFGPNFHRGVKGLRSQVLLEDELVCVVDKNFTLTQEDFSLETFVACQHVFPTPWTSDTNMIDGWLTRQGYSRQIVARANSYVAALNMISGTDFILTLPKRIQALTCDEHRFGHRRAPAGLPSFTLEMMWSEKPTQDSANSWFREQIVKVCAEDGLL, encoded by the coding sequence ATGCTCAATAGTAATTTGCTTAGAAAGCTGGACATGCAGGACTTGATGGTGTTTGTCGCGGTGTACGAGCAGAGCAGCGTCACCGAGGTGTCCGAGGCCCTGTGTGTCAGCCAGTCAACCGTGAGCTACTGCTTGAAGAAGCTCCGCACAAGCTTCGAAGATGAACTTTTCGTTAATACCCGCAGTGGCATGCGTCCCACCAGCAAAGCCACCGCCATGTACAGTCATATACTGAAGATTCTCAAAACAATAAACATATGCCATTCCGGCATTCAGACATTCGACCCCACCCAGAAAGAGATAACATTCAATGTCTGCGCACCCGAGTACTTTGAACTTCTAATCCTGCCAAAATTGGTCAAGTGTTTTATTGGCAGTCGCTTTCCGGTCATCATTAACATAACCAAGTTTCACAGGGATATTCCCGCCGAGGAATTGATGGACGGCCGCTTCGACCTGGTCATTTGTTTTGGCCCGAACTTTCATCGCGGCGTCAAAGGTTTGCGCTCGCAGGTCTTGTTGGAAGATGAATTGGTCTGCGTGGTCGATAAAAACTTCACGCTAACGCAAGAGGACTTCAGCCTGGAGACGTTCGTCGCGTGCCAGCACGTTTTCCCGACACCCTGGACATCCGACACCAACATGATAGATGGATGGCTCACTCGCCAAGGCTACAGCCGACAGATTGTCGCTCGGGCCAACAGCTACGTAGCGGCACTCAATATGATCAGCGGGACCGACTTCATCCTGACCCTGCCTAAGCGTATTCAGGCATTGACCTGCGACGAACACAGGTTCGGTCATCGCCGAGCACCGGCAGGTCTACCGAGCTTCACGCTGGAAATGATGTGGAGCGAGAAACCGACCCAGGACAGCGCCAACAGCTGGTTTCGCGAACAAATCGTAAAAGTCTGCGCTGAAGACGGCTTGCTTTAA
- the tolB gene encoding Tol-Pal system beta propeller repeat protein TolB, translated as MLVVICCLAGIAVAEEKNILVTSGSDRATPIAVVPFGWQGGSVLPDDMAEIIGNDLRNSGYYAPIPKQNMISLPTQASEVIYRDWKALGAQYIMVGSIVPAGGRLQVQYALFNVATEQQVLTGSVSGSVDQLRDMAHYISDQSFEKLTGIKGAFSTRMLYVTAERFSENNTRYTLQRSDYDGARAVTLLQSREPILSPRFAPDGKRIAYVSFEQKRPRIFMQHIDTGRREQITNFEGLNGAPAWSPDGTRLAFVLSKDGNPDIYVMNLASRSISRVTNGPGINTEPFWGKDGSTIYFTSDRGGKPQIYKTSAGGGGAERVTFIGNYNANPKLSADEKTLVMIHRQDGFTNFKVAAQDLQRGSVKILTDSTLDESPTVAPNGTMVIYATRQQGRGVLMLVSINGRVRLPLPTAQGEVREPSWSPYLN; from the coding sequence ATGCTTGTCGTTATCTGCTGCCTGGCAGGGATAGCGGTAGCAGAGGAAAAGAACATTCTGGTCACCAGCGGCAGTGATCGGGCTACCCCGATCGCCGTCGTACCGTTCGGCTGGCAGGGCGGTAGCGTCCTGCCGGACGACATGGCGGAAATCATCGGCAACGACCTGCGCAACTCGGGTTACTACGCGCCGATCCCGAAGCAGAACATGATCAGCCTGCCGACCCAGGCCAGCGAAGTCATCTACCGTGACTGGAAGGCCTTGGGCGCCCAGTACATCATGGTCGGTAGCATCGTTCCGGCCGGCGGTCGCTTGCAGGTGCAGTACGCCCTGTTCAACGTCGCTACCGAGCAGCAAGTACTGACCGGCAGTGTGTCGGGCAGCGTTGATCAGTTGCGCGACATGGCGCACTACATCTCCGACCAGTCGTTCGAGAAACTCACCGGCATCAAGGGAGCATTCTCTACCCGCATGCTCTACGTGACGGCTGAACGCTTCTCCGAGAACAACACCCGCTACACCCTGCAGCGCTCCGACTATGACGGCGCTCGTGCAGTGACCTTGTTGCAATCGCGCGAGCCGATCCTGTCGCCGCGTTTCGCCCCTGATGGCAAGCGTATCGCTTATGTCTCGTTCGAGCAGAAGCGTCCACGTATTTTCATGCAGCACATCGATACCGGTCGCCGTGAGCAGATCACCAACTTCGAAGGCCTCAACGGCGCACCAGCCTGGTCGCCGGACGGTACCCGCCTGGCGTTCGTGCTGTCCAAGGACGGTAACCCGGACATCTACGTGATGAACCTGGCTTCGCGTTCGATCTCCCGCGTCACCAACGGCCCGGGCATCAACACTGAACCGTTCTGGGGCAAGGATGGCTCGACCATCTACTTCACCTCCGACCGTGGCGGCAAGCCGCAGATCTACAAGACCAGTGCGGGTGGTGGCGGTGCCGAACGCGTGACGTTCATCGGTAACTACAACGCCAACCCTAAGCTGTCGGCGGACGAAAAGACCCTGGTGATGATCCATCGTCAGGACGGTTTCACTAATTTCAAGGTGGCGGCCCAGGATTTGCAGCGCGGAAGCGTAAAAATCCTCACTGATAGCACTCTGGACGAGTCACCTACTGTTGCGCCCAACGGCACCATGGTAATCTACGCCACCCGCCAGCAGGGCCGGGGAGTCTTGATGCTCGTGTCCATCAATGGACGCGTGAGGCTCCCGCTTCCTACCGCACAAGGCGAAGTCAGAGAACCGTCCTGGTCCCCTTACCTGAACTGA
- the pal gene encoding peptidoglycan-associated lipoprotein Pal has product MEMLKFGKFAALALAMAVAVGCSSKGGDNAGEGAVDPNAGYGANTGAVDGSLSEEAALRAITTFYFEYDSSDLKPEAMRALDVHAKDLKANGARIVLEGNTDERGTREYNMALGERRAKAVQRYLVLQGVSPAQLELVSYGEERPVATGNDEQSWAQNRRVELRK; this is encoded by the coding sequence ATGGAAATGCTGAAGTTTGGTAAATTTGCTGCGCTGGCTCTGGCCATGGCTGTAGCTGTAGGTTGCTCGTCCAAAGGCGGCGACAATGCCGGTGAAGGCGCTGTTGATCCAAACGCTGGTTACGGCGCTAACACTGGTGCAGTCGATGGCTCCCTGAGCGAAGAAGCTGCTCTGCGCGCAATCACCACCTTCTACTTCGAATACGACAGCTCGGACCTGAAGCCAGAAGCCATGCGCGCTCTGGACGTTCACGCCAAGGACCTGAAAGCCAACGGCGCTCGCATCGTTCTGGAAGGCAACACCGACGAACGTGGTACTCGTGAGTACAACATGGCACTGGGCGAGCGTCGTGCGAAAGCCGTTCAACGCTACCTGGTACTGCAAGGTGTTTCCCCAGCTCAGCTGGAACTGGTTTCCTACGGCGAAGAGCGTCCAGTTGCTACCGGCAACGACGAGCAGTCCTGGGCTCAAAACCGTCGCGTCGAACTGCGTAAGTAA
- the ybgF gene encoding tol-pal system protein YbgF: MRTCRRAVTVLALSLAPLAAWAAVPVVDNDAGYNNSGSSYPPAGYGTNGAYAGGGVSAPVSAQGELFNQLQQMQDQLSRQQGVIEVLQNDIARMKQENLERYQDLDRRIGSGVAPAPAASPENSPAGGDLNAPGAAAGAGATAPAPAANGEPADPAKEKLYYDAAFDLIKAKDFDKASQAFAAFLRKYPNSQYAGNAQYWLGEVNLAKGDLQGAGQAFAKVSQLYPKHAKVPDSLYKLADVERRLGHTDKVKGILQQVVAQYPGTSAAQLAQRDLQRM; encoded by the coding sequence ATGCGAACGTGCCGTCGTGCTGTAACTGTTCTGGCTCTCAGCCTCGCGCCGCTTGCGGCGTGGGCTGCGGTTCCTGTGGTCGATAACGATGCCGGCTATAACAATAGCGGGAGCAGCTATCCGCCTGCGGGTTACGGTACGAACGGCGCCTATGCCGGGGGAGGGGTTTCGGCCCCTGTCTCGGCACAGGGCGAGCTGTTCAACCAGCTCCAGCAAATGCAGGATCAGCTTTCGCGCCAGCAAGGCGTGATCGAAGTTCTGCAAAATGATATTGCGCGCATGAAGCAGGAAAACCTGGAGCGATACCAGGATCTTGATCGGCGCATAGGATCCGGCGTTGCACCTGCACCTGCCGCGTCTCCTGAGAATTCTCCTGCCGGTGGCGATTTGAACGCCCCCGGTGCAGCCGCGGGCGCTGGGGCAACGGCTCCAGCACCTGCCGCCAATGGTGAGCCGGCTGATCCGGCGAAGGAAAAGCTCTATTACGACGCTGCCTTCGACTTGATCAAGGCCAAGGATTTCGACAAGGCCAGCCAGGCTTTTGCCGCTTTCCTGCGCAAATACCCAAACAGCCAGTACGCGGGCAACGCCCAATACTGGTTGGGCGAAGTGAACCTGGCCAAGGGTGACCTGCAAGGTGCCGGCCAGGCGTTCGCCAAGGTGTCACAGTTGTATCCCAAGCACGCCAAGGTGCCGGATTCGCTGTACAAGCTTGCTGATGTAGAGCGCCGCCTCGGTCATACCGACAAGGTGAAAGGCATTCTGCAGCAGGTGGTGGCCCAGTATCCGGGCACATCCGCTGCTCAATTGGCCCAGCGTGATCTGCAACGCATGTAA
- a CDS encoding thermostable hemolysin, whose translation MQIRVAETKTPLWVQATEVVKEKFRSSYSASVEPNPQYFAVTQDPADRILACAGITFADHRTLFSEQYLTQPINEILSQRFEKTIDRSNIVEIGNLISHHLTAGMILVNMIPLLAWCMGGHYLLCTVTPRVRQMMESCQIDFEPLLTADPTRLADDGGKKWGSYYAKLPVTGFIRVDPQRSRFAAMTLNTSFTQLPGDSLARAQP comes from the coding sequence ATGCAAATACGTGTCGCTGAAACTAAGACGCCGTTATGGGTGCAAGCCACAGAAGTAGTGAAGGAGAAATTTCGCAGTTCTTATTCCGCTTCGGTTGAACCGAATCCGCAATACTTTGCGGTTACTCAGGATCCGGCGGATCGTATTCTTGCTTGCGCCGGTATTACGTTTGCGGACCACCGCACGTTATTTTCCGAGCAATACCTGACACAACCGATAAACGAGATATTGTCCCAGCGTTTCGAAAAAACCATTGATCGCTCGAACATTGTCGAGATCGGTAACCTGATCTCCCATCACCTGACGGCCGGAATGATTCTGGTCAACATGATTCCGTTGTTGGCCTGGTGCATGGGTGGGCACTACCTGTTGTGCACGGTGACTCCTCGAGTCCGGCAAATGATGGAGAGTTGCCAGATCGATTTCGAGCCACTGTTGACTGCGGACCCCACGCGCCTGGCCGACGACGGCGGCAAGAAATGGGGGAGCTATTACGCCAAGTTGCCAGTCACCGGTTTCATCCGGGTGGACCCGCAACGTTCACGCTTCGCTGCCATGACTCTCAATACCTCATTCACTCAATTGCCGGGTGACTCTCTGGCGAGGGCGCAGCCATGA
- the queE gene encoding 7-carboxy-7-deazaguanine synthase QueE yields the protein MQDTLRITEVFYSLQGETRTAGLPTVFVRLTGCPLRCQYCDSAYAFSGGTVRTLDDILEQVAGYRPRYVCVTGGEPLAQPNAIPLLKQLCDAGYEVSLETSGALDISAVDPRVSRVVDLKTPGSKEAHRNRYENIELLTPNDQVKFVICSREDYDWAVSKLIQYGLDQRAGEVLLSPSHHDLSARELADWVVADNLPVRLQLQLHKYLWNDEPGR from the coding sequence ATGCAAGACACATTGAGAATCACCGAAGTTTTTTACTCGTTGCAGGGTGAAACGCGAACGGCTGGGCTGCCCACAGTTTTTGTGCGCCTCACCGGTTGCCCGCTGCGTTGCCAATACTGTGACAGTGCCTACGCATTCAGCGGCGGCACTGTGCGGACCCTCGACGATATCCTCGAGCAAGTGGCTGGTTACCGCCCGCGCTACGTCTGCGTCACCGGTGGTGAGCCACTGGCGCAACCCAACGCCATCCCCCTGCTCAAGCAGTTGTGTGATGCCGGTTATGAGGTTTCGCTGGAAACCAGCGGTGCCCTGGACATCTCGGCCGTCGACCCGCGCGTCAGTCGCGTCGTGGACCTGAAAACCCCAGGCTCCAAGGAAGCGCATCGCAATCGTTATGAGAACATTGAACTGCTGACACCTAACGATCAGGTCAAGTTCGTCATTTGTTCGCGGGAAGACTATGACTGGGCCGTCTCCAAGCTGATTCAATACGGTCTCGACCAGCGGGCCGGCGAAGTGTTGTTGTCGCCGAGTCATCACGATTTGAGTGCGCGGGAACTGGCGGACTGGGTGGTGGCGGACAATTTGCCGGTGCGCCTGCAATTGCAGTTGCATAAATATCTTTGGAACGACGAGCCGGGGCGCTGA